A stretch of DNA from Dehalobacterium formicoaceticum:
ATTGCTGCCCACCCTTCCACCATTTGATGCAGCTCGCGTGATTTATGGACGGGTGAACAAATATTCCACCATCATCGTTGATCAGAATCGTTACTCAGTACCGGATCATTTGGTAGGTGAATCGATCATGATTAAAGCATATGCGACCCGGGTGCGATGCTTCCATCAGGAATCCTTGGTAGCGGAGCATGTGCGATTAACCGGCAACCACGAGTGGCGGCTTGATCTGAATCATTATTTGGATACGCTAAGGAAAAAACCTGGTGCATTTGCCGGTAGTGCGGCATGGCAGCAGGCTCCTAAAAGGATAAAAGAAATATACGAAACATATTATACCAAACAAGACAAGGAATTTATACAGCTATTGCAATATATTCGAGACGATGTCCCATTTGCGGAAGTCGAGCAAGCTATTCGGGAGCTGGAGAAAATTCATCCGGCTCAAGTGACTACGGATAAAATTAAAGTGCTTTGTGCTAGGAATCGTGACGCGATGCCTGTTGTTCAACCAAATCTCTCGAAAACGGGAAAAGAGATTGTAGAGCGGTCAGCACAGCAGCTTCGCATGTACGATGACATGTTTGATACCCATACACCAAAAGCAAAGGAGGACGTTGCATGAGTAACGCGCCGCGCAAGGCGTTTAAGGAAGCGATATTGGAATATAGCAAAGAACTGAGACTCCCTATGATTCGTAAGCATTTGGATGAGCAAGTTCGGGAGTCAACGCAGCAGGATGCCAGTTATGAAGCATTTCTGGCGCAGTTACTGGAGAAGGAATGTGATGCTCGTCGGGAAGCCTCGCGGCATAATCGCATTCGTCTGGCTGAATTTACACATAAAAAGTACCTTGAAGATTTGGTCATCGCGGATTTGCCAGATGATGCCCAAAAGAAGTTAAAGCAGCTGAAAACATTAGAGTTTATTCAGGAGGGGCGCAACATTATTCTGGCGGGGAACCCGGGAACAGGCAAGACGCATGTGAGTATTGGGCTAGGCTTAAAGGCCTGCCTGGAGGGATATAAAGTATGGTTTACAACTGTTCCCCTCCTCATTAACCGGATTAAAGAATGCCGAGCAGAGCAAACTCTTCGAGCCTTCCAGAACCGCTTTGAAAAATATGATTTGGTTATTGCCGATGAAATGGGTTATATATCTTTTGATAAGGAAGGATCTGAATTATTGTTTACCCATTTGTCGCTGAGGGCTGGTCGCAAATCGACAATCATCACAACCAACTTATCCTTCGAACGATGGGGTGAAATTTTTCAGGATCCCGTGATGACGGCGGCCATGATTGACCGGTTGACGCATCAGTCATACATCGTCAACATGAATGGAAACTCGTACCGCATGAAAGAAACGAAGGAGTGGTTACAACAACAGCAACTGGCATGAAGAAAAAAACAATAACCCTGTATAAAGGTTTATCATGTTTTTGATAAACATTTATACAGGGTGTAACAAGCGATAGCGCGTTAGCATTCATCGTGAAACAATGCTCTTTGAAAACTAAATATGCTTATGAAACGACTAAATTTTTTTTTCTTAGTGGCCGAAAATTAAATGACTATATGGCCTAATTTTAAGTTGACAAATACAGTTAACTTCTGTTATATTGATACCATAAGGTGACAATATAATGTAAATTAAGGTAATGGAGGTGATAAATATGTATTCCGGATCTCCATTCACATAACATAACAATTTATAAATAATTTTTAAGCTTTTTAAGAGGGAAAAGGGAAATAGAAATATATCGTTTCCCGATCGATTAGGTAGAACAATTAGAATAGGCAGAATAGGAGGGGGAAAAAATGTCGAAAATAACTGCGCGAATTGATAATTTGCCAAATACTCCAATGATGTGGAAAATTCTCATCATTGTTGGATTTGGTTGGATGTTTGATGCCATGGATCAAGGTATGGTAGCCGGGGTTATGGCGGCGATTGGCAAGGACTGGCAGATAAGTACCGGGCAATTGGGACTTCTGGGAAGCTCAGGTATGTTAGGAATGGCAATAGGCGCAGCTCTGTCCGGTATGGCTGCAGACAGATGGGGCCGCAAAAAAGTAATTACCTGGACTTTAATTATCTACGGTCTGGCGAGCGGTCTTTCCGGTTTTTCTACTAACTTTACCATGCTCTTGGTGTTAAGGTTTATTACAGGTTTTGGCCTGGGAGGAGAATTGCCGGCTGCTTCTACTTTGGTTAGCGAGTTTTCTCCCACCAGGGTTAGAGGGCGCAATGTCATATTTTTAGAAAGTTTCTGGGCCTGGGGTTGGATTGTTGCATCATTGGTAGCTTATCTGCTGATTCCTGTTTATGGCTGGAGGGTAGCTTTTTGGATTGGTGCTGTACCGGCCCTTTTTGCAGCATATTTAAGAAGGGTGGTACCGGAATCACCCCGTTATCTGGAAGCAGTAGGTAAAATTGAAGAAGCCGATGCCCTGGTAAGACGTATGGAAGAAGAGGCAGGCATAGTTTGTGAAGTAAATAGTTATGAGGAAGAGCCGGAGGTAGTTAAAACTCAACGTATAACTTTTAAGGATTTATGGTCCAAGAAATATATCAGGAGCACAATTGTCTTATGGATCATTTGGTTTGGGATTAATTTTGGTTATTATGGATTTGTTTTATGGACCCCAACACTTCTGGTGGATCGGGGCTTTGACTTGGTGAAAAGCTTTGAATATACACTGATTATGTGTTTGGCGCAGCTTCCCGGATATTTTAGTGCGGCTTTTCTGGTAGAGCGGATTGGTCGTAAGAAGGTCCTTTCAGTTTATTTTGCTGGTACTGCTATTGCAGCCTGGCTGTTTGGGCATGCAGGCAGCACAAACGAAGTACTCCTCTTTGGCTGTTTGCTTTACTTCTTTAGTTTAGGTGCATGGGGATGTGTTTATGCATATACACCGGAGGTTTACCCCACTGTTGCCAGGGTTAGCGGGGCTGGCTGGGCTACTGCTTTTGGCCGCGTGGGAGCTTTTACAGCGCCATTTATTGTTCCGATTATTTACAATTACTTTGGAACAGATGTTGGTTATACCTATGTATTTATCATGTTAACGCTGGTTTTTATCCTGGTAGCTTTGGTTGTCGCAATCTTGGGGAAAGAAACTATGGGCAAAACACTGGAAGAGATTAGTGGTTAATATTAGACTATAGAACTGGGTATAGAACAGGTATAGAACAGGGGACGGTTCTTTGTTTAGAATTCTGCGAATCAAACAAAGAACCGTCCCCTGTTCTACCTGACACGGTTGATGAATTTTTGCATTTTAGCGTAATCCTTAATATTATTCGTTTCTACACCAGAGCTAATGTCAACGGAATAGGGGTTTGACAGGCGGATTGCCTCATCAACATTATCCGCATTAAGTCCACCCGCCAGGAAAAAAGGACGCTGGATGTTTTGAATCAGGGTCCAATCAAAGGTAGTACCTGTTCCACCGGCTCCATTATCCAAAAGTATGAAATCCGCCGAGGACTGAGCTGCTCTGATTACATCATCAGGACGATCGATCCTGAATGCCTGGATGACCGGGTTGCCGGTCAATTGTCTGAAAGCAGCGATGTAATCCTCATTTTCCTGACCATGAAACTGGGCGATCTCAATGATACCTCTTAGCATGAGCCCGGCCACTTTTTCCACATATTCATTGACAAAAACACCAACCGGGGTGATACCGGGCAACAGCTTCTTGCGCAGCATAGCGGCCATATCAGGAGTAATATATCTTCGACTCTGCTTAGCAAATACGAAACCGATATAGTCAGGCTTTAGCATGTTCACATAATCAATATCTTGTTCTCTTTTTATGCCGCATATTTTAATTTTTGAATTTTTCATTTTGCACCTCTCGCACCCCTTGTACCTCTTGCACCTCTTGACCCCCTTTACCTCTCAAATCATCCAGCATCGCTTTTTTGTCCGTTGCTCGCATCAGCGTCTCACCTATCAGCACACTGTTAATTTTTGCCCGTCTCAGCAGATCGATGTCTGCCGATGATCTGATGCCGCTTTCCGCGATAACCAGCAAGTTATGCGGCACGAGTTTGCGCAGTCTTTCGCTGTTATGCACATCGACTGTAAAATCCCGAAGATTGCGATTGTTTATGCCGATTATCCTTGCTCCTGCTTCTAATGATTCAGAGATTTCATACTCGTCATGGACTTCGACAACTGCCGAAAGCCCCAGGCTATCGCAAATATCAAGATAGGATCCGATGATTTCCCGATCAAGAAGGGAGCATATCAGCAACACCGCCGATGCACCAAGTATTTTTGCCTCATAGATCATGTACTCATCAATCGTAAAGTCTTTACGGAGACACGGAATCGAAACAGAGTCTGCTATTTCCTTAAGATGATGATCCCGTCCCATAAACCATTTCGGCTCTGTCAAAACTGAAATACACGCTGCACCAGCCTTTTCGTACTCCTTGGCAATTTCCAGATAAGGGAACTCCGGTGCAATGAGGCCCACTGACGGTGAAGCTTTTTTACATTCACAAATAAATCCAATATCGTCACCCTTAAGTGCCTGTTCAAAGGGGAATCCGGTTCTGCAGTCCATGGAAAGAGCTGCCTCTTTCATCTTGATCAAGGGTATGATTTTCTTTTTCTCCGCCACACGCACCCTTGCGTGCTCAGCGATGGTACTCAGTATGTTTTTCATCATTTATTTAACTCCTCATTTATTTGACGCCACCTTTATTTGACTCCTCCTTGAATTCTTCAAGCTTTGCCATTGCCTGACCCGAAGCGATTATCTCAGCGGAAAGATGCACGCCGTCGGCGATGGACGCTGCCTTGCCGGCAATATAAAATCCTGCTCCCGCATTCATCAGGACGGTATCCCGCTTTGGCCCTTGCTCCCCTCGCAGAATGCCCCGGGTGATTTCCGCATTCTCCTCCGGTGTGCCGCCGGCAAGATCTGCCTTAGCTGAGCGCACAAATCCAAAATCTTCCGGATTGATATCATAGGTCTTGTAGTAGCCATCCTTGATTTCACATATAGTTGTTGGGGCACAGGTCGTGATCTCATCTAGGTTATCCTGGCAATAAACAACAAGACCACGTTTTACACCCAGGCTTGAGATCACTTTCGCCAGGGGTTCCACCAAGGCTTCATCATAGACGCCCAGCAGCTGCATGGTGGGGGATGCCGGGTTTGTGAGGGGACCCAGGATGTTCAGTACAGTCCTGATCCCCAGTTCTTTGCGTATCGAACCAACATGCTTCATGGCAGTATGATAATTCTGGGCAAACATAAAGCAGATATTTACTTTACGAAGAAGCTCCTCACACTGCACAGGATCTTGGTTGATGTTGACCCCTAGTGCCTCTAGACAATCAGCAGTGCCGCTGGCGGAAGACGCAGCGCGGTTACCGTGCTTGGCTACTTTGACCCCGCCCGCCGCAAGAACAAGAGCTGCCGTGGTGGATATGTTAAAACTGCATGCTCTGTCACCGCCGGTGCCCACGATGTCCAGAACATCCATGCCGTGTTCCACCTTTGTGGCAAAGCTGCGCATTGCTGCAGCACATCCTGAGATTTCGTTGATCGTCTCCGCTTTTGTGCTTTTGGTGGAAAGAGCACTTAAGAAAGCAGCATTTTGCACCTGGCTGGTCTCGCCACCCATTATTTCACTCATTACGGCATAGGCTTCATCAAAGGTAAGATCCTGTTTATCAACGATCTTGACGATTGCTTCTTTAATCATGATCTGCTCCTCCTTCATTTATTAATTATATTTGTTCAATTTTCCCTATTTGTTCTATTTGTTCAATTTTCTCTTTTTGTTAGATTTTCTCTATTTGCTCAATTTGTTCAATTTTCTCTGCTTGTTCTATTAGTTCTATTTGTTTTATTTGCTCAATTTGTTCAATGCTTTATATTCATTTAATTTGCTTCAT
This window harbors:
- the istB gene encoding IS21-like element helper ATPase IstB; translation: MSNAPRKAFKEAILEYSKELRLPMIRKHLDEQVRESTQQDASYEAFLAQLLEKECDARREASRHNRIRLAEFTHKKYLEDLVIADLPDDAQKKLKQLKTLEFIQEGRNIILAGNPGTGKTHVSIGLGLKACLEGYKVWFTTVPLLINRIKECRAEQTLRAFQNRFEKYDLVIADEMGYISFDKEGSELLFTHLSLRAGRKSTIITTNLSFERWGEIFQDPVMTAAMIDRLTHQSYIVNMNGNSYRMKETKEWLQQQQLA
- a CDS encoding MFS transporter, whose protein sequence is MSKITARIDNLPNTPMMWKILIIVGFGWMFDAMDQGMVAGVMAAIGKDWQISTGQLGLLGSSGMLGMAIGAALSGMAADRWGRKKVITWTLIIYGLASGLSGFSTNFTMLLVLRFITGFGLGGELPAASTLVSEFSPTRVRGRNVIFLESFWAWGWIVASLVAYLLIPVYGWRVAFWIGAVPALFAAYLRRVVPESPRYLEAVGKIEEADALVRRMEEEAGIVCEVNSYEEEPEVVKTQRITFKDLWSKKYIRSTIVLWIIWFGINFGYYGFVLWTPTLLVDRGFDLVKSFEYTLIMCLAQLPGYFSAAFLVERIGRKKVLSVYFAGTAIAAWLFGHAGSTNEVLLFGCLLYFFSLGAWGCVYAYTPEVYPTVARVSGAGWATAFGRVGAFTAPFIVPIIYNYFGTDVGYTYVFIMLTLVFILVALVVAILGKETMGKTLEEISG
- a CDS encoding phosphoribosylanthranilate isomerase codes for the protein MKNSKIKICGIKREQDIDYVNMLKPDYIGFVFAKQSRRYITPDMAAMLRKKLLPGITPVGVFVNEYVEKVAGLMLRGIIEIAQFHGQENEDYIAAFRQLTGNPVIQAFRIDRPDDVIRAAQSSADFILLDNGAGGTGTTFDWTLIQNIQRPFFLAGGLNADNVDEAIRLSNPYSVDISSGVETNNIKDYAKMQKFINRVR
- the trpC gene encoding indole-3-glycerol phosphate synthase TrpC, giving the protein MMKNILSTIAEHARVRVAEKKKIIPLIKMKEAALSMDCRTGFPFEQALKGDDIGFICECKKASPSVGLIAPEFPYLEIAKEYEKAGAACISVLTEPKWFMGRDHHLKEIADSVSIPCLRKDFTIDEYMIYEAKILGASAVLLICSLLDREIIGSYLDICDSLGLSAVVEVHDEYEISESLEAGARIIGINNRNLRDFTVDVHNSERLRKLVPHNLLVIAESGIRSSADIDLLRRAKINSVLIGETLMRATDKKAMLDDLRGKGGQEVQEVQGVREVQNEKFKN
- the trpD gene encoding anthranilate phosphoribosyltransferase produces the protein MIKEAIVKIVDKQDLTFDEAYAVMSEIMGGETSQVQNAAFLSALSTKSTKAETINEISGCAAAMRSFATKVEHGMDVLDIVGTGGDRACSFNISTTAALVLAAGGVKVAKHGNRAASSASGTADCLEALGVNINQDPVQCEELLRKVNICFMFAQNYHTAMKHVGSIRKELGIRTVLNILGPLTNPASPTMQLLGVYDEALVEPLAKVISSLGVKRGLVVYCQDNLDEITTCAPTTICEIKDGYYKTYDINPEDFGFVRSAKADLAGGTPEENAEITRGILRGEQGPKRDTVLMNAGAGFYIAGKAASIADGVHLSAEIIASGQAMAKLEEFKEESNKGGVK